One part of the Acetoanaerobium sticklandii genome encodes these proteins:
- a CDS encoding Ppx/GppA phosphatase family protein — protein sequence MKLASIDIGTNSMRLLITDYENGFSKRKKYTNITRIGRGVDEFGYISKEAIDRNIHALKEFVEIAKHEDCEEIYVMGTSALRDSKNKEEFIERAKNEAGVNVDIISGNDEASLGFYGVTADLKEEGQVLILDIGGGSTEFILGDKTGGIVFSKSENIGSVRLTEKFIKSDPVDEIELENMDAYIKAVTENTISILKTYPITKLIGIGGTATTISAMVQQLDVYDMEKVHQSLVMYEEVEAIFKDLKYKTLDERRMIKGLQPQRADVITAGVNILKNLMSYLEMKDILISEYDNLEGLVYTKNKN from the coding sequence ATGAAACTAGCATCGATAGATATTGGGACAAACTCTATGAGGCTACTTATTACCGATTATGAAAATGGATTTTCTAAAAGAAAAAAATATACAAATATAACCAGAATAGGTAGAGGGGTAGATGAATTTGGATATATATCCAAAGAAGCCATAGACCGTAACATACATGCACTCAAAGAATTTGTTGAAATAGCCAAACACGAAGATTGCGAGGAAATATATGTCATGGGAACATCAGCTCTGAGAGATAGTAAAAACAAAGAGGAATTCATAGAAAGAGCAAAAAACGAAGCTGGAGTAAATGTAGACATTATATCTGGAAATGATGAGGCATCACTTGGATTTTATGGAGTAACAGCTGACCTAAAAGAAGAAGGCCAAGTTCTTATCCTAGATATAGGAGGAGGCTCAACAGAGTTTATCCTAGGGGATAAAACAGGAGGAATAGTTTTTAGTAAAAGTGAAAACATCGGCTCAGTAAGACTTACAGAAAAATTCATAAAATCAGACCCAGTAGATGAAATCGAGCTAGAAAACATGGATGCCTATATCAAGGCAGTAACAGAAAACACCATATCAATCCTCAAAACCTACCCTATTACAAAGCTCATAGGTATCGGTGGAACTGCTACTACTATATCTGCTATGGTACAGCAACTAGATGTCTACGATATGGAAAAAGTTCATCAAAGCCTAGTAATGTATGAAGAGGTAGAAGCTATATTCAAAGACCTAAAATACAAAACATTAGATGAAAGGCGGATGATAAAAGGCCTACAGCCTCAAAGAGCGGACGTAATAACAGCAGGAGTAAACATCCTAAAAAACCTCATGTCCTACCTAGAAATGAAAGACATACTTATAAGCGAATACGACAACCTAGAAGGCCTAGTCTACACAAAAAACAAAAACTAA
- a CDS encoding S41 family peptidase, producing MKKLRQTLTLLFTIVILSTNLAYADPITKDKEFFDAVKEYIMQNYALEVTEDQLYDSAIKGMFDALDPYSTYMDEEEYKAFMEEATGEFAGIGAVVGKRDDGFYLVSINEGSPASKVGLKPMDILISVNDKAIDLKQDTESLVKQIRGQSGTSVKLTVKRGNEVLTVNIVRAQIQVNPIEYKTLEKDLGYIRITEFNNNTYNNMTTAIQDLKKQGIKKIILDLRGNPGGSLDQVLKVSNYFVPKGKLLEIQYKEDKPDAFYSTGNLQFEKVAVLIDGNTASASEILAGAIQDTKSGTLIGTTTYGKGVVQDLYPLKNGEAIKLTIAKYVLPTGRSINLKGLNPDKKVEYIMPINNSNTDNQLITAIEFIKQK from the coding sequence ATGAAAAAACTAAGACAGACATTAACATTGCTATTCACTATAGTGATATTGTCTACGAATCTTGCATATGCAGATCCGATAACAAAAGACAAAGAATTCTTTGATGCAGTCAAAGAGTACATCATGCAAAACTACGCTCTAGAAGTAACAGAAGACCAGCTCTACGACTCAGCTATAAAGGGTATGTTTGATGCACTTGACCCATATAGCACTTATATGGATGAAGAAGAATACAAAGCCTTCATGGAAGAAGCTACAGGTGAATTTGCAGGCATAGGGGCAGTAGTAGGAAAAAGAGATGATGGATTTTATCTGGTAAGCATAAACGAAGGCTCACCAGCATCAAAAGTAGGGCTAAAGCCTATGGATATATTAATATCTGTGAATGATAAAGCGATAGACCTAAAGCAAGATACAGAGTCTCTAGTAAAACAAATAAGAGGTCAATCAGGAACTAGTGTAAAGCTAACTGTAAAAAGAGGAAATGAAGTTCTTACAGTAAATATAGTAAGAGCGCAGATTCAAGTAAACCCTATAGAGTATAAAACTTTAGAAAAAGACCTAGGTTATATAAGAATAACTGAATTTAATAATAATACCTATAATAATATGACTACAGCTATACAAGACCTAAAAAAGCAAGGAATTAAGAAAATAATACTAGACCTAAGAGGGAATCCAGGAGGCTCACTAGACCAGGTCCTAAAGGTATCTAACTATTTCGTACCAAAAGGCAAACTCCTAGAGATACAATATAAGGAAGATAAACCTGATGCATTTTATTCTACTGGTAACCTTCAGTTTGAAAAAGTTGCAGTACTAATAGATGGAAATACAGCATCGGCATCAGAAATCCTAGCAGGAGCTATTCAGGATACAAAATCAGGAACGTTAATTGGAACTACTACCTATGGTAAAGGAGTAGTGCAGGACCTATATCCTCTAAAAAACGGTGAGGCAATAAAGCTAACTATAGCAAAATATGTCCTGCCAACAGGCAGAAGTATAAACTTAAAAGGATTAAATCCTGATAAAAAAGTAGAGTATATCATGCCTATAAATAACTCAAATACTGATAATCAACTAATTACAGCAATTGAATTTATAAAGCAGAAATAA
- a CDS encoding IPT/TIG domain-containing protein — MNTKNLRTLPEAKIDAGDSYFSVEFSTVSGDNTASANLPILANNILNTSNVIGSQEYEIKFGTDYPTLSVSDRKGYLGKPYKLSGQNLKDKGDYINEKDSFFIVGNRQNDDYSVDGNQVTINNLKGDPGLGRDITIRIDFQDSGNLYRPTNTSPEQTVQVKSYYEFTLEKVIDIKKPFDGLDYMSVVPKKGTYKGGTTLNITAMANADPDDPDPAIAATSVPILDKDIFKDTMRVRLVKKDDPTKIVQTINPLVVKNPAGQGIGLTVDTLPVSINDVNEDFHMEIYNVFDNNEESIKQNAFRYMEGGSSLDLASILPPKGPDGGNTLVQIKGINLLNIDEVEDIVVPDGTVPNGEILFKPSSTTIGPDPNDKEWLLISYIVPSGTTYGGKPVDTIYRKVRVYIGRNALPQQLNILDTEPTPIDSAHFMSKNPKLDGVVFKTQGLDASVQQTYDVNVETKTYIKLVGMQEYPPIVERDILEGKYTFDRTTVNPTVESVEPLYGYYNNLGALGLDQSASADKDNVKPLMLRLKGKNFEVRRELNPVTNQYEPIYPKIEIRNNEALAEEFKTPLGEPVFRDAADIENKTKVIKVLKADGTVVDGQGQNRFGEIMVIEVAPQIDVTQFSSFILQQGTEGNGFKDLKARFAIIQKSGNNNGSIASEPTFDFRYPTNSDKQKQPHIENVYYAGSPTRVINSDLENEITVRFISYPVTNLDKVVVTIDGMDMKDRIIKRDYDEDGSGYAYIILKTPKGISGKTRLEVISLEGLMDSYNLDFQPVNGPFLKELIPNNGQAGTWVVVKRNDDINNIGFIMPQNNDPNTASKILIDGQPISGAIVKDSNTMVFQIPENTTLGNHNIQVENPDKSRSQGLPFLVRDVHGDVVEIQSIDPDHGDLKGGIPSTITAKPGTNFSGGVDVYFGSQKAKIIGTNLDFTEVYVDVPPLVDIKLKAGEQYTVPVTLQKKESGATATVKEGFTYFNPTYSDLMKITSVYKKDVQPKTNKGNAGDLFWVEGDNLLGVTTGSALSLELQYPDIYFGYSKVEIVDKEEPGTLGQIHRFPRILVKIPPKPLNIAQDGSLNVMVINPDGGTAILEKGFIYNQGKPEIIENDSMLKASKFFDEVKISAKGVYKNDLIVAFGDKSNFMDLTSTEDYFSLFKPKGDDSDVVNNDVEKIVIKYLPKATDGKNFEIYYDDQNGNLVLMNDAINTDNGKIALNKVGEKVIVGVNWKNPAYHKNSTLNSNPDLISKLNTEYISLEIVQDGRVNKVVGRRGLGKILNYSVNNSTNVASLVVATPYHSISGKTTITVINQDGTFDTAPFEFHGGTDAPVITDLEGSKERTVEIDGVQKKVQVKTQDYTVDGTVKIIGKNFKDVQSVKFGTKDVKIESVSPDYTYMIVSVPKATQGEVGKPLEVIVVTKEGNGFSSKTVPPVYFMYIAADSKPVIETVSPVVGPRTGGTLVTIKGKGFREKDEFGVISDKVEERITITVNGSMPAGLKSTVKNEQGEIVELKVIMPPSVTGKAKLQVVNADGGTSEPKDFTYVSQPKISKTEGSIFFNDTTTEVRLFGEDFLSGAKVVIGAEQTKGKKPADASVTGMLGVTTDGINQEAHLVGGVEAANVTVTGTNQITFKMPDGIESLENTSIIIVNPDTGMSEPGQGNIKPPVPDVPDIEAIPGFERTMLLRWKVDKDVLNAAEKFEIYVRERRSGDYTFVGDTKQDTTEQSYVIKGLKYDTTYDILVRVLNKYGEAEDFASVRETTLRQSQDYKEKEKVDAVDDAVYEIETQGKQEVIGDTLYYTVGTRESTINLSNTTAKNKTKYVQIPVKDIKSGNKTITITDKDLSLTVSYSSLNTPELRNAPDDAVFRFKISAAEKQVEEGLTRAIPRVYKKASNVYGIYFELAQPKLVTPIAMLSGSATININAPAYPKYHAVYIESADTFSILQSNIITQGGNYVLLTNK; from the coding sequence ATGAATACAAAAAATCTGAGAACTTTGCCTGAAGCTAAAATTGATGCGGGAGATAGTTATTTTTCGGTAGAATTCTCTACCGTTTCTGGAGATAATACCGCCAGTGCAAACTTACCTATACTAGCAAACAATATACTTAATACTAGCAATGTTATTGGTTCACAAGAATATGAAATAAAATTTGGTACTGATTATCCTACCCTTAGTGTGTCAGATAGAAAAGGCTACTTAGGAAAGCCATATAAGCTTTCGGGGCAAAATCTAAAGGACAAAGGTGACTATATAAATGAAAAAGATTCATTCTTTATAGTTGGAAATAGACAAAATGATGATTATTCTGTTGATGGAAATCAAGTAACTATTAATAATTTAAAGGGTGACCCAGGACTTGGTAGAGATATAACTATAAGAATTGATTTTCAAGACAGTGGGAATCTTTACCGTCCTACGAATACATCACCAGAACAAACAGTACAAGTAAAGTCCTATTATGAATTTACACTAGAAAAAGTAATAGATATTAAAAAGCCCTTTGATGGATTAGACTATATGAGTGTAGTTCCCAAAAAAGGAACTTACAAAGGAGGAACGACACTTAACATAACTGCCATGGCAAATGCTGACCCTGACGACCCAGACCCAGCGATTGCAGCCACATCAGTGCCTATATTAGATAAAGATATATTTAAAGACACTATGCGAGTTAGGTTAGTTAAAAAAGATGATCCTACAAAAATAGTTCAAACAATAAACCCTCTTGTCGTAAAAAATCCAGCAGGACAAGGAATTGGACTTACGGTAGATACCCTACCAGTTTCTATTAATGACGTAAATGAAGATTTTCATATGGAAATATATAATGTATTTGATAATAACGAAGAGTCTATAAAACAAAATGCATTCAGATATATGGAGGGGGGAAGTTCGCTTGATCTTGCCTCGATCCTTCCGCCTAAAGGTCCTGATGGAGGAAATACTTTAGTTCAAATAAAAGGTATAAATTTATTAAACATAGACGAGGTTGAAGATATCGTGGTTCCAGATGGAACTGTGCCTAATGGAGAAATTTTGTTTAAGCCGAGCTCTACAACTATAGGACCAGACCCTAACGATAAAGAATGGCTGTTAATCAGCTATATTGTTCCATCAGGAACAACCTATGGAGGGAAACCTGTAGATACAATATATAGAAAAGTTAGAGTGTATATAGGTAGAAATGCATTACCTCAACAATTAAACATATTAGATACAGAGCCTACACCAATAGATTCAGCTCATTTTATGAGTAAAAATCCCAAACTAGATGGTGTGGTTTTCAAAACCCAAGGATTAGATGCAAGCGTTCAGCAGACATATGATGTAAATGTAGAAACAAAGACATACATTAAACTTGTAGGAATGCAGGAATATCCCCCTATAGTAGAAAGAGATATATTAGAGGGGAAATATACATTTGATCGTACTACTGTCAATCCGACAGTGGAAAGTGTTGAACCTTTATATGGGTACTATAATAATTTAGGAGCATTGGGTTTAGACCAGAGTGCTTCAGCTGACAAAGACAATGTAAAACCTTTGATGCTAAGATTAAAAGGTAAAAACTTTGAAGTTAGAAGAGAATTAAATCCAGTAACAAATCAATATGAGCCTATTTATCCAAAAATAGAGATAAGAAATAATGAAGCCTTGGCAGAGGAGTTTAAGACACCACTAGGGGAGCCTGTTTTTAGAGACGCTGCAGATATAGAAAACAAAACAAAAGTCATAAAAGTCTTAAAAGCTGATGGGACAGTAGTAGATGGGCAAGGACAGAATCGTTTTGGAGAAATAATGGTAATAGAAGTAGCACCGCAAATAGATGTAACTCAATTTAGTAGTTTTATATTGCAACAAGGAACAGAAGGTAATGGATTCAAAGATCTTAAAGCAAGGTTTGCGATAATACAAAAATCTGGTAATAATAATGGAAGTATAGCATCAGAACCGACTTTTGACTTTAGATATCCAACAAATAGCGATAAACAAAAACAACCACATATTGAGAATGTATATTATGCAGGTTCTCCTACTAGGGTTATAAACTCTGATTTGGAGAATGAGATAACAGTAAGATTCATATCTTATCCAGTTACTAATTTAGATAAAGTAGTAGTTACTATTGATGGAATGGATATGAAAGATCGAATTATAAAAAGAGATTATGATGAAGATGGAAGTGGCTATGCTTATATAATTCTTAAAACCCCGAAAGGAATTTCTGGAAAGACTAGATTAGAAGTTATATCACTAGAAGGCCTAATGGATTCGTATAATCTAGATTTTCAACCGGTAAATGGTCCTTTTTTAAAGGAATTAATTCCGAATAATGGACAAGCAGGGACTTGGGTTGTTGTAAAAAGAAATGATGATATAAATAATATCGGATTTATTATGCCTCAAAATAATGACCCAAATACAGCTTCGAAAATTTTAATTGATGGACAACCAATATCTGGAGCTATAGTAAAAGATTCGAACACAATGGTATTTCAAATTCCAGAAAACACAACATTAGGTAATCATAACATTCAAGTTGAGAATCCGGATAAAAGTAGAAGCCAAGGCTTACCATTTCTAGTTAGAGATGTACATGGCGACGTAGTAGAAATACAATCTATAGATCCAGATCATGGAGATTTAAAAGGAGGAATACCTTCGACAATCACAGCAAAGCCAGGAACCAATTTTTCTGGTGGAGTAGATGTATATTTTGGTAGTCAAAAAGCTAAAATAATAGGAACAAATCTTGACTTTACTGAAGTTTATGTTGATGTACCACCATTAGTAGATATTAAGTTAAAAGCTGGAGAACAGTATACGGTTCCTGTAACTCTGCAGAAAAAAGAAAGTGGCGCAACTGCTACTGTTAAAGAAGGTTTCACTTATTTCAATCCAACATATTCTGATTTAATGAAGATAACAAGCGTCTATAAAAAAGATGTACAGCCAAAAACAAACAAAGGTAATGCAGGAGATTTATTCTGGGTAGAAGGAGATAATCTTTTAGGAGTTACTACTGGTTCAGCACTAAGCTTAGAATTACAGTATCCAGATATATACTTTGGATATAGTAAAGTTGAAATTGTTGACAAAGAAGAACCTGGGACATTAGGTCAAATTCATCGCTTCCCTAGAATTTTAGTAAAAATACCACCGAAGCCATTGAACATAGCTCAAGATGGTTCTTTGAATGTAATGGTAATTAATCCAGATGGTGGTACTGCTATACTGGAAAAAGGATTTATATATAATCAAGGAAAACCAGAGATTATTGAAAATGATTCAATGCTCAAAGCATCAAAGTTCTTTGATGAGGTTAAGATATCGGCAAAAGGAGTTTATAAGAATGATTTAATAGTAGCTTTTGGTGATAAATCTAACTTCATGGACCTTACATCTACAGAAGATTACTTTAGTTTATTTAAACCAAAAGGTGATGATTCAGATGTAGTAAACAATGATGTTGAGAAAATTGTGATTAAATATTTGCCGAAAGCAACTGATGGTAAGAATTTTGAAATATACTATGATGATCAAAATGGGAATCTGGTATTAATGAATGATGCAATAAATACGGATAATGGTAAAATAGCTCTAAATAAAGTCGGAGAAAAAGTAATTGTAGGAGTAAACTGGAAAAATCCAGCTTATCATAAAAACTCTACTTTGAATTCAAATCCAGACTTGATATCGAAGCTGAACACGGAGTATATATCTCTTGAAATAGTTCAAGATGGTAGGGTAAATAAAGTAGTGGGTAGAAGAGGACTAGGGAAAATACTAAATTATTCCGTAAACAACAGTACAAATGTAGCTTCATTAGTAGTTGCTACCCCTTACCATAGTATTTCAGGAAAGACTACTATCACTGTTATAAATCAAGATGGTACTTTTGATACTGCTCCATTTGAATTCCATGGAGGAACTGATGCTCCTGTTATAACAGATTTAGAAGGTAGCAAAGAAAGAACAGTTGAGATTGATGGAGTTCAAAAAAAGGTTCAAGTAAAAACTCAAGATTATACAGTTGATGGAACTGTTAAAATAATAGGAAAGAATTTCAAAGATGTTCAGTCTGTGAAGTTTGGAACAAAAGATGTAAAAATAGAATCGGTATCACCTGACTATACTTACATGATAGTATCTGTTCCAAAAGCAACTCAGGGTGAAGTTGGAAAACCTCTAGAAGTTATAGTGGTAACGAAAGAGGGAAATGGGTTTTCTTCAAAAACCGTACCGCCTGTATACTTCATGTATATAGCAGCTGATTCAAAACCAGTAATAGAAACAGTATCTCCAGTAGTTGGCCCTAGAACTGGAGGGACATTAGTTACTATAAAAGGTAAAGGTTTTAGAGAAAAGGATGAATTTGGAGTTATTTCTGACAAAGTAGAAGAAAGAATAACTATAACAGTAAACGGCTCTATGCCAGCTGGATTAAAGAGCACTGTTAAAAATGAGCAAGGTGAAATTGTAGAGCTAAAAGTAATTATGCCGCCATCTGTAACTGGGAAAGCAAAGCTACAGGTAGTAAATGCAGATGGAGGAACTTCAGAGCCAAAAGATTTCACATATGTATCTCAGCCTAAAATTTCTAAAACAGAAGGTTCTATATTCTTCAATGACACGACTACAGAAGTAAGACTTTTTGGAGAAGATTTTCTATCAGGAGCTAAGGTAGTAATAGGAGCAGAGCAAACTAAAGGCAAGAAACCTGCTGATGCATCTGTAACAGGTATGCTTGGAGTAACAACTGATGGGATAAATCAAGAGGCACATCTTGTAGGTGGGGTAGAGGCCGCGAATGTTACCGTTACAGGAACTAACCAAATAACATTTAAAATGCCTGATGGAATAGAATCTCTTGAAAATACTTCAATCATAATAGTGAATCCAGACACTGGTATGTCTGAACCGGGACAAGGCAACATCAAACCACCAGTCCCAGACGTGCCAGATATCGAAGCTATACCAGGCTTTGAAAGAACAATGCTACTGAGATGGAAAGTAGACAAAGACGTACTAAATGCAGCAGAAAAATTTGAAATCTACGTAAGAGAGCGTAGAAGCGGAGACTATACTTTCGTAGGAGATACAAAACAAGATACAACTGAGCAGTCCTATGTAATAAAAGGATTAAAATACGACACAACCTACGATATACTAGTTAGAGTACTAAACAAATACGGAGAAGCAGAAGACTTTGCAAGTGTGAGAGAAACTACTTTGAGACAAAGTCAAGATTACAAAGAAAAAGAGAAGGTAGATGCAGTAGATGATGCAGTATATGAAATAGAAACTCAAGGAAAGCAAGAAGTAATAGGAGATACCTTATATTACACTGTAGGAACTAGAGAGTCTACTATCAATCTTTCAAACACTACTGCAAAAAATAAAACCAAATACGTTCAAATTCCTGTAAAAGATATAAAATCAGGAAACAAAACTATAACAATAACAGACAAAGATCTGAGCTTGACAGTAAGCTACAGCTCACTTAATACCCCTGAGCTTAGAAATGCACCAGATGATGCGGTATTTAGATTTAAGATATCAGCGGCAGAAAAACAAGTAGAAGAAGGCTTAACTAGAGCTATACCTAGAGTCTATAAAAAAGCCTCTAACGTATATGGAATCTATTTTGAGCTAGCACAGCCAAAACTAGTAACCCCTATAGCTATGCTATCAGGAAGTGCTACTATAAACATAAACGCCCCAGCATATCCTAAATACCACGCAGTATATATAGAAAGTGCAGACACATTCTCAATACTGCAGTCAAACATCATCACTCAAGGAGGAAACTATGTACTTCTTACAAACAAATAA
- a CDS encoding S-layer homology domain-containing protein, which translates to MKKFFSTILAGLMISSLSVSSAYAEPLGGFDPGIENLQGYQEVVFLTGRPILMKGTVKTSVKEKDDERTEKYTYKLEDASGEFTLSRSLSLTATLQDNYGQTVEVAEVDSFKETIKLGDATYSADDKTSEFTQSIIYDNKPAVSYYAGNMAYRKVYKGDDETPDITVDMEGSSVGYDQAWGNTETRTMNYYISSSDSKGIQGSYTVKNSNNVTKDIVYAQNQPTQISFRGGYMISEKDESVMEYSYDINSRVGSNSLTLANNPKFTRLNVPELRDTSGHWAEEPIKILASLNAISPNAKNFAPSLAISREEFAKAVAVVSDIVEEETTVRRSKKNQEQPLFTDTAMDSEKYKYVKAVATKGIMGGVGEDRFEPKGELSKAQAATILINALGVEALAPNGAYSTGFKDDYSIPYWAKDSVYMARNLRLIDGTENGFFQPNKSLTRAEAASILNNYIHYLSYDLREDFRERIVNY; encoded by the coding sequence ATGAAAAAATTTTTTTCAACGATTTTAGCAGGCCTGATGATATCGTCACTTTCTGTATCATCTGCCTACGCAGAGCCTCTTGGAGGATTCGACCCAGGAATAGAAAACCTTCAAGGATATCAGGAAGTTGTATTTCTGACAGGACGACCAATTCTTATGAAAGGAACAGTAAAAACCTCTGTAAAAGAAAAAGATGATGAAAGAACAGAAAAATATACCTACAAACTAGAAGACGCGTCTGGAGAATTTACTCTTTCGCGCTCCCTTTCTCTTACAGCTACTCTTCAGGACAACTACGGACAGACAGTAGAAGTAGCTGAAGTGGATTCATTTAAGGAAACAATAAAACTAGGTGATGCGACTTATAGCGCAGATGATAAGACCTCTGAATTTACTCAGAGTATTATCTACGATAACAAACCAGCTGTCAGCTACTACGCAGGAAACATGGCTTACAGAAAAGTATATAAAGGAGACGATGAAACTCCAGATATCACAGTGGACATGGAAGGAAGCTCTGTAGGCTACGACCAAGCATGGGGGAATACTGAAACTAGAACCATGAACTACTATATATCGTCTTCGGATTCAAAAGGTATTCAAGGAAGTTACACAGTTAAAAATTCTAACAATGTAACTAAAGATATAGTATATGCACAAAATCAGCCTACTCAGATTTCATTTAGAGGCGGATATATGATATCAGAAAAAGATGAAAGTGTAATGGAATACTCATATGATATAAACAGTAGAGTAGGATCGAATTCGCTTACACTTGCAAACAATCCAAAGTTCACTAGATTAAATGTTCCAGAGCTTAGAGATACTAGCGGACACTGGGCAGAGGAACCTATAAAAATTCTAGCATCATTAAATGCTATCTCGCCAAATGCGAAAAACTTTGCTCCGTCCCTAGCAATCAGTAGAGAAGAGTTTGCAAAAGCAGTAGCTGTGGTATCAGATATAGTAGAGGAAGAAACCACAGTAAGAAGAAGCAAGAAAAATCAAGAGCAACCATTATTTACTGACACTGCGATGGACTCAGAGAAATATAAATACGTAAAAGCAGTAGCAACAAAAGGAATCATGGGTGGAGTAGGAGAAGATAGGTTCGAACCAAAGGGAGAGCTTAGCAAGGCTCAAGCGGCAACCATCCTAATAAATGCTCTAGGAGTAGAAGCTCTAGCACCTAACGGAGCTTACTCTACAGGATTCAAAGACGATTACTCTATACCTTACTGGGCAAAAGATTCTGTATATATGGCTAGAAATCTAAGACTAATCGATGGAACAGAAAATGGATTCTTCCAACCGAACAAAAGCTTAACTAGAGCAGAAGCAGCTAGCATACTAAATAACTACATTCACTACCTCAGCTATGACCTAAGAGAGGATTTTAGAGAAAGAATAGTCAACTACTAA